One Fulvia fulva chromosome 8, complete sequence DNA window includes the following coding sequences:
- a CDS encoding E3 ubiquitin-protein ligase RNF19B: MAPRTECTTCERRVQTSSLPRVCKDSGCDHGRETCRRCWHKWIETQVKGGAALDQISCIQCSNVLVQSDIKKLCTGPVYTAYEDALLKAALSQDPDFRWCISPKCKGGQIHHGGDIFTCNSCRHKACVHCNVAWHPEETCEAYKQRMQIQPGEEEASAKALEKVAKLCPRCSRKLQKNG, from the exons ATGGCGCCGCGAACAGAGTGCACGACCTGCGAGCGCAGAGTACAGACATCATCTCTTCCCCGAGTTTGCAAGGACAGCGGCTGCGATCATGGGCGAGAGACATGCAGAAGATGCTGGCACAAATGGATCGAGACGCAGGTCAAAGGTGGCGCCGCACTCGACCAGATCTCCTGCATCCAGTGCAGCAACGTCCTAGTTCAAAGCGATATCAAGAAGCTCTGCACTGGTCCAGTGTACACAGC ATACGAAGATGCACTACTCAAAGCAGCTCTCTCCCAAGACCCAGACTTCCGCTGGTGCATTTCGCCAAAATGCAAAGGGGGTCAGATTCACCACGGCGGCGACATCTTCACCTGTAACAGCTGCCGCCACAAGGCTTGTGTCCATTGCAACGTGGCGTGGCACCCCGAGGAGACCTGTGAGGCATACAAGCAGCGCATGCAGATCCAGCCCGGAGAAGAAGAGGCTTCGGCAAAGGCACTCGAGAAGGTTGCGAAGTTGTGTCCGAGGTGTAGTCGGAAGCTGCAGAAGAATGGGTAA
- a CDS encoding Pre-rRNA-processing protein ESF2: MSTRKRNEFLEGDETEEEIENGYDSEAEEGRGALGGRGNKRRKVDATSDDSDGDVENVKEPPKAGAIVKDDRFDLSNFGDEDEDDLATRGQSDDDAERSDHDREKPAKAKKDPALKKVEAAAKAVRKSGVVYISRVPPFMKPQTMKHFLEPHARKGIGRIFLTPQDPEAHKNRVKSGGNKKKSFTDGWVEFNSKTEAKIAAETLNGNIIGGKKGNFYHDDIWNMKYLKGFKWNHLTEQIANENAERAARIREDIRRQRKENKAFVEDVERAKMLDGMENKKKAKGGYFVKPKLDFKQNKAKANTAKEEVKPEASAGRALRKVF; encoded by the coding sequence ATGTCGACACGCAAGCGCAATGAGTTCCTCGAAGGCGATGAGACTGAAGAAGAGATCGAGAATGGCTACGACTCGGAGGCAGAGGAGGGAAGAGGTGCTCTCGGCGGAAGAGGGAACAAGCGGCGCAAAGTCGATGCAACTTCAGACGATTCTGATGGGGATGTCGAGAATGTTAAGGAACCACCTAAGGCCGGCGCCATAGTGAAAGACGATCGCTTCGACTTGAGCAACTTTGGCGACGAAGATGAAGACGACTTGGCAACGCGTGGCCAGAGCGACGACGACGCAGAACGATCCGATCACGACAGAGAAAAGCCCGCCAAAGCCAAGAAGGATCCTGCCTTGAAGAAGGTAGAGGCAGCAGCAAAAGCCGTACGCAAATCCGGCGTCGTCTACATATCTCGAGTGCCGCCATTCATGAAGCCACAAACCATGAAGCACTTCCTCGAACCTCATGCGCGCAAAGGCATAGGCCGAATCTTCCTCACGCCCCAAGACCCCGAAGCACACAAGAATCGTGTCAAGAGCGGAGGCAACAAGAAGAAGTCTTTCACAGACGGCTGGGTAGAGTTCAACTCCAAGACTGAAGCCAAGATTGCCGCGGAAACGCTCAACGGCAACATCATCGGAGGGAAGAAGGGCAACTTTTATCATGACGATATCTGGAACATGAAGTATCTGAAGGGCTTCAAGTGGAATCACTTGACGGAGCAGATCGCGAATGAGAATGCTGAGAGGGCGGCGAGGATCAGGGAGGACATCAGGAGGCAGAGGAAGGAAAACAAAGCTTTTGTGGAGGACGTGGAGAGGGCGAAGATGCTGGATGGCATGGAGAATAAGAAGAAGGCGAAGGGTGGTTATTTCGTCAAGCCGAAACTGGACTTCAAACAGAACAAGGCAAAGGCAAATACTGCGAAGGAGGAGGTGAAGCCAGAAGCGTCGGCGGGTAGAGCGTTACGCAAAGTGTTTTGA